The sequence below is a genomic window from Microbacterium sp. SORGH_AS_0888.
TTGAGCACATCGACTACGCCGGACGCTGGCACTACCTCGCCATGATCCAGTTCTGCTGCCGCAACGACCGCCACGACGGCCTCATACGCGCCAGCGACGCTCGCCGAGCATCGGATCATCCGGATCCTGCCCGCGCGCTCAGCGAGCTGGCCGCGGTCGGTCTCATCGAAGTTGTCGGCGCGGGGTACCGAATCGTGGAGATCGCGGACCACGTTCCGCCTCCCTGGGTTGCGAAGAAGCAGGAACGGGACAGGGAACGCAAGCGTCGCGAACGCGCCCACAAGGCGGGTGACCACAGCCTCTGTGACGCAGATCACTGCCCTGTCGCAGCGAATGTCGCAACGACTGTCACGACGAATGTCGCAGCGAACGCCGGGACGGGACGGGACGGGACAGGACGGGCTGATATAGCAACCGGTTCTGAGAACGTCATGGACTGGCCAACGGTCGTTCCCGGGAAGTCTGGCGAAGCAGCGTGAACCCATTGCGGCAAGAACGTCGCTCGCTGGTGGCGACGCTTCGGAAGGGTGAGCGGTTCCGAATGCTCCGGGTTAGGCAGTCAGTCGCCGATCTCAGCTCGTTGCAGGGCAGGACCATCGTGATCGTCGCGGGTGGGTTGCTCGATGACTTCTCAGCCAAAGAGGCGTCGCCTCTGGTCTACGAAGAGCTACTCCAGTCCGAAGACGCGTGGACGCAGCTAGAGCTCGCTGGCCTCGCCGACCTCGTTCCCGGCACAGCGAGGCCACGTCGCTTATATCGACATGGAGGACTCCGCACTAGACGTTATCGACCGATCCAGTCCTACGAGATGGTCCGATGAGTGTCCGCATCACGGAGCCGGGCATGTTCGTTACCCGGACAGAGTTCCGGATGCTGTTGCAGCTCACCAATCTGAGCGAGGTTCGGAAGCGGCTTCGCGGTGATGACTCGCCCGCCTACAGGCTGCTTCACGACATCACTGTGCTTGCTTACTCGGCCGATGCCGCAAACGGCACCGAACCGCGGCATCCCGCGGCATCCGAGGAAGCTGATGGCTGGACAGTAAGAAAGCTCGCACGAGCAACAGGAAGAGCCGAACGCACGATCCGCAAAGACATCTCTGACGGGATCCTCCCCGCCACCAAATGGGGCAACACGTGGCTCATCAACCCCAACGAAGCTCACACATACGTCCAAAGCCGACGGAGGGAACAATGACATGACGCTCAAGGCCCTAGCGCAGCGCATCGAACGCCTCGCACCGCCCCGGGACATCATCGCAATCCGTGACGCGCACGACCGAGCCGAACGCATCACCACATCCGCGGAAGCCGAGCGAATCCTCGAACGCGCCCTCCGCACCAACGACACCTCCCTTGCCTACGCGGTGCTCCATCAAGCCGCTGAGCGAAGCTGGGTCGAACTTCCTGAGCGGACCGCCACCATGCTCACCGCAAACATGCAGCTGACCGACGGAGCTCTCGTCGAGACGACGGCTGACCGCATCCGCCGAATCGCAGGCGAGAATGCCATCGCCCGTCCATCGACGAGAGACCTCCGACGAGCCGCAATGCAGATCGCGCGCGAGCGGCGGATGCGGAATCCGGAGGAGCGCCCCGACTACACGGGACTAACGAACCGTGGGCGTGAGCTTTACAAGTCCCGGCATGCGCCCCTGCACCAGGAGGAAGAGCCCGAGGCCGAGACCGCACCGTCCTCGCTCCTCCCCGGACGCACCCGGGACTGGGGTGATGACGACTGACAAGACAGGCTACGTGCGGACGCGTGAACCCACCCGCACCCCTCACCGACGAAAGGAGAAGAGCATGAGTGACGTGTCCACGTCTCGACGCCCGGAAGGTGCGCCCGGGACCCCCTCCCCCTCCTCCCCAGGTACCTCCGGGGACCTGCGGATTTCGATGCCTGCAATGCAGGGCAAGCCGTTTTTTTTGTGGGGCGTGATGGTTCGTAGTTCTGCTGGTGAGGCGCTTCGGAAGCGTATCTCGCGGGTGGTCGACTGGGACGATCGAGAGCTTGAGGTGTTGGCTCTTGCGGTCGCGCAGGCCGACGACATCCAGAAGCTCGAAGCGTTGCTGGCGGATCAGGGCTTGTTGGTGGTTGGTTCGCAGGGGCAGGTTCGTATGAACCCGTTGATCACTGAGATTCGGTTGCAGCGTGCTCAGTTGGGTAAGTATCTCGCGGAGCTTCGGATCCCTTCTGATGACGATGTCGCGAAGGATCCGAAGAAGCAGCGCGCTGCGGAGGCGATGCATGCGAAGCGGGTTTCTTCGAAGAGTGAGCCGCGGTTGAGGGTGGTGAGCGGCTGATGGCGCGTCTTAAATCTGTGGGCAAGCGAGGAGCTGTCTCGGGGCTGGTGGAGCACTTTCGCCTCCGCGCAGAAGCCCAGATGCTCACCCTGGCCGCTGTCGCGCCGAACGAGATCCTTCCCGACCCGAGTGTCTTGAGCGCTCATCACCGTCGCCGTCTCGCGTCTATCTCGACCGGTGACGCCTTCGTAGTTGGGCGGTGGGAGCTTCCGCGGGGAACTCGCGTTCCCGCGGTGTCCGACGCCTACGTGCTTCACCCTGATGGGCGACTCACGCCGTTCGTGGCCGGACAAGCGCCTCGGCGGCCCATAGATCGGGTCACCGTTCCGCGAGGAACTGCTCGCGCTCTGCACCAAAGCCCTCATCCGAGAAATGAAGCAGAACGATCCTGACTGGGGTACCCGATGACGATTCAGCAGTTACTCGATCAAGCCACAGAACCGGATCAAAGGGCCGCGGAAGCCGTCGAGGAAGCTCCTCGCTCCCGCCTTTCTGCGTTGATCGCGTGTGCGCGTGAGCAGCGGATGGAGTCTGTGCCGTTCGAGATGGCGTTCGGTGAGACGGTCGTTGAGGTCGTGTTGACGGAGGTGCGCGGCTTCGAGTGGTGCGATCTGACGGCTACTGCGCCTCCCCGTCCGGGCAATACCGAGGATGTCCGAATTGGTGCGAACACGGACACGGTGCTCGCACGGTTCCCGGTCGACCGGATCGTTATCGACGGGGAACATCCAACGGCCGAGGAGTGGGTGCAGGTCGTGGCGTTGATCGCGGCACCGTTCCGGTCAGACATTGTGGCCGCGCTGTGGTGGATTCACTGGGGCCGGCACGTGCAACAGCTGAAGGCTGCGACCGCGGCGAAGAACGAGAAGGAGGCCTCTGATGGCTGATCGCGTAGTTAAGGTCACCCTGTCCGCTCAGGTGGCGGAGTACAAGAAGGGCATGCTCGAGGCCGCGCAGGCGACCCGGACGGTGGGGACGGAGGGTGAGAAGCTGGCGCAGTCGCGGGCCGCGTTCGACGCGGTCGGGAAAGCGGGGGTCGCGATGGGTGCGGTCATCGCCGCGGGCGTGGGTGTGGCGATCGCGAAGTTCGCGGAGTTCGACGCGGCGATGTCGAACGTGGAGGCAGCGACCGGTGAGACGGCAGAGAACATGGATGCCCTCCGGAAGGCCGCTATCGACGCGGGCGCGTCGACGGTGTTCTCTGCGACGGACGCGGCTGGTGCGATCGAGGAGCTCGCGAAGGCGGGCCTGAGCACTCAGCAGATCCTCACCGGCGGGCTGAATGGTGCGCTTGCTCTCGCGGCCGCGGGGCAGATGTCGGTCGCGGACGCTGCGCAGACCGCCGCGATCGCGACAAAGCAGTTCGCTCTGGAAGGCAAAGACGTCCCTCACGTGGCGGACCTGCTCGCGGCGGGCGCGGGTAAGGCTGTCGGGGATGTCAGCGACCTGTCGCAGGCTCTGAACCAGGCGGGTCTTGTCGCGCACGGTGCGGGGCAGTCGATCGAGGACACCACGGGTGTGCTCGCCGCTTTCGCCGACGCCGGTCTCCTTGGCTCCGATGCTGGCACGTCGCTGAAGACCGCGATTATCGCCCTGCAGGCGCCGACGGACAAGTCCCGGGCGGTGATGGACCAGTACGGGCTGAGCTTCTACGACGGCACCGGCAAGATGCTCTCCTTCACCCAGATCGCGGGGCAGCTGCAGACCAAGCTCGGGGGCTTGTCGGATGAGCAGCGTAACGCCGCCCTCGCTCAGGTCTTCGGAAACGACGCCCTCCGGTCGGCGAACGTGCTCTACCAGCAGGGCGCGGCGGGTATCCAGCGGTACATCGACCAGACCAACGACGCCGGCTACGCGGCCGAGCAAGCCCGGAAACGCCTCGACAACTTGCGGGGCGATCTCGAGGCCCTCTCGGGAGCGCTGGATTCGGCCCTGATCCAGACCGGGTCGGGGGCGAACGAGACGCTCCGGACGGTCACGCAGGCGCTCACGGGCTTGGTGCAGATGTACTCCGATCTTCCCGAGCCTGTCCAGCATGCGGTGCTCGCGATCGGCGGGGTGACCGCCGCGGTGGCGCTCGCGGGTGGGACGGCGATGCTCGCGGTCCCGAAGTTCATCGAACTGAAAGCCACGATCGACGGTGCAGGGATCTCGATGAAGTCTCTCGGCCTGAGTGCGGGAGGTGCCGGGCTTGCTCTGGCTGGTCTGCTGACGATCGTTGTCGGGATCGCGCAGAAGCAGGCCGAGGCCCGCGCCCAGGCCCAGGCGCAGGCGTACGCGGACACCCTCGAGGATGGGACGCTGCGGGTCACGGAGGCGACGAAGAAGCTCGCCGCGGAGAACCTGTCCAAGACCCCGGGCATGTGGGACAACCTGTTCGGGAAGATCAGCGGCCCCGGGTCGGTGCTCGACTCGGCGGAGAAGCTGCACCTGAGCCTGTCCACGGTCACCGACGCTGCGGTCGGGTCGTCGAAAGCGATCGAGCAGCTCAGCCCCTACCTGAAACGGATCAGGGAGGACTCCGGGTTCGCCGCCGATGAAGCGAACCGGCTCGGCCTGTCTCAGCAAGACCTCGAACGCGCCGCGTTGAAGGTCCAGTCCGGGGTGCAGGGCGAAGCGGACTCCCTCGACGAAGCCGCCCGCCTCGCGAAGCAGAAAGAACAAGCCACCCAGGGCGTCACCGACGCGACGGAGAAGTCCGCTCAGGGTGCCCAGAGCGCCGCGCAGCAGTACCTCGCCGAAGGCGACGCGGTCGACAACCTCGCCTCCGAGCTCGACAAACTCGTCGACCAGATCAACAAAGCCAACGGTGTCGGGCAGGACGCGATCACCAAGAACATCGACTACCAGGACGCGGTCGCCAAACTCGACGAACAGATCAGGAAAGCCACAGAAGGCACCGACGGGTACGCGACCACCCTGGACGTCACCACCCAGGCCGGCAGGGACAACATGGACCTGATCGTCGACCTCGCCGAGAAGTCCCAAGCAGCCGCGAAAGCACAGTTCGACCTCGACTCGAACACCGACGCCTACCGGGCCACCCTCGAAGCCGGCCGGCAAGCACTCATCGACCGCGCCACCCAACTCGGCTACAACACCGAACAAGCCACCGCGCTCGCGGACCAGATCTACCGCATCCCCTCCCAAACCGAGTGGAACGTCATCGCCAACACCGCCGCCGCGACCACCGAAATGGTCGCCTGGCTCAACCAATGGCAAGGCCGGACCGTCACCCTCGAAGCCGTCATGTCCGCCCAACCCGCCGGCTACCAGCAGATCTTCGGACCCGCACCGAACGCCAACGGAGGTCTCTACGACTACACCTCTCCCGCCACCGCCTACGCGCCCGGAGACCTCATCACCCTGCCGACCCACCACCTCATCCCCCTGGAAGGAATGCCCCTGTGACCCTCGTCATCTTCGACCAGCGCGACGACTCCGCCATGATCGTCACCGACACCCTCATCAGCGACCACAACGACCAGACCCCAATCGGGTTCGCCTCGAAAGTGATCCCCCTCCCGCACCTGAACCTCGCCATGGTCTCCATGGGAACGTCGCAGTTCGGCTGGCTGTGGGAGGACTACGTCCGCCGCATCCCTCACTCCATCCGCGACATCGACGACCTCAACCACACCGCGCCCAACGTCCTCCGCACCTTCTGGACCGAGTACACCGCCGAGCGCGGCACCCACACCGACGAACGCATCTGCATCATCGGCTACCCGGACGGCTCCGACAAGATTGTCCGGTACGCCTACGACTCCGCCACCAACTTCGAACCCGAACGATTCGACACCCCCGGCATGTGGACGCAGCCCCGGCCTCAAACATTCACCATCGACCGGTGGGGCGACCAAGACGACATCATCGACATCGCCACACGATTCCGAAACGAAAACCCCAACACCATCGGCGGGCACATTCACGCCACTATCATCCTCAACCACCAGATCCGCACCACCGTCATCGGCTGTTTCCCTGACCACGAGCGCTGCGAGGACGAAGATCGTGACCGATCATCGCCATCACGGCGGGTTCGAGGGGGCGTTTCGGCGTTTCAGTGAGTTGCGTCCGAAAGCAGAGGTAGCAGAGGTCGCACCGGGTCCCACATCGCGCGCACGTCGTCGTCGTGGAAGTTCGCCCATGTCGAACCTCGGTCTGATGCGCGGTGTCCCATCTGGAGCGCCAAAGTGAGGCGCGGCAGCACCTTCCCTTTCTCGGCGATGTCCGCAGAAAGGGTGTCCAGGATGACCGCCTCCGGATGATCTGTCCCCGGAATGAAGGTGACGTAGGGTTGGTCGTCACCGAGGTTGAGCCAGGATGTGCTCCCGGGGTTATAGCCGTCATCTGACCGTTTGTCGCCGTCCAAGAGGGCGATGGCGAAGTACTTGCGGGCAGGGTTATTGAGGTTGTTGTGCCTGGCTTGGTCGCGCGCAGGGGATGCGCCGCCGCGCTTACCCGCTGGAAAGCTCCGCGACGCCATCCCACGGAGTAGGGGCTACTGGCCCCACCACTCGCGGATGCGGTCCCGTTCGGCGTTCTTTGCGTTGATCTCCGCGACCGCGGATTCGGTGACGGTGTAGTGGTCGGGGTTCCCGTCGATCTCGTCGATAGACGGGACCATAGATTCCTGATCAGCCATGGTGTCGTGCCCTTCCGGAGCGGGTGTTGGGCTCGCGACCCTACACCCCGTCACCGATACCGTACGGCCCCGGCTGCCTCTACGAAGGTAGCCGGGGGATCGTCACCGTCGCCGACAAGCCGTGGATCCCTTGCTCATCCGCACCGGGATCTCCGTGACCTCCCACCCCTGAGGGGGCTGCGCCTCAACGAGCCGCGCAAGTTCCGCGGTCGACGCGCCTTCGACTTCGATGGTGCGGGTCTCGCCAGGGCGGATAAGTCCGATCAACACCCAATCAGCCCACGGATGTCGAGGGAAGTGGTGCTGTATGGCGCACGCGCGCCGACTGGCATACTCGACGGCATGAGCACGGGGGCGCCTGCGGGCTGGTATCCGAACGGTGACTACGAGACGTACTGGGATGGGTCCCAATGGACCGACCAGCACCGTCCGAAGACGGACGCCGGGGACGAAGAGCCAGAGGCAACCAATCTGCGTCTCGGAGACGGGCGCTCGGCTCCGCTTCTCGATTTCGTATCGCACATCGCGGGCAAGAATGCACGGGTGTTCGTGTGGCCGGACCGGATCGAGTGGCAGTGGCGCGGTCGTCTCGGTGCCGGAGCGAAGGCCGGTCTGGCTGTGATGACGCTCGGAGTGTCGTACGCGAAGACGGGCTTCACTCGCAAACAGTCGAGCGAGATCATCCCGATCCGATCGATCACGTCCGTCACCTCGAAGAAGGGCAAGGGCTTCCAGACGATCGTTCAGGTGATCACGGCGGGGAACACGATCGATATGCGCATCGGGCATGCGGAGGCGGAGCAGATCAAGTCGACGTTGATGCAGCTCGTCAACGGTTCCTACCAACCGCCCGTGCATGTGTCTTCACCTACGCCCACGGTCGCTCCTGCCGTGCCCCAACCGGACTACGTGGGTCAGCTGCAACAGCTAGCCACGCTGCGTGACGCGGGGATCCTCACCGAAGACGAGTTCGCGGCGAAGAAAGCCGAGATCCTCGCCCGGATGTAACATCCGTGGCGTGGGGAACCCGATGCTCGTCCGCGCGCTGCAGCGCTACCGCGTGCGCCGATCAGTCCTGCTTAGTCCACGTGCCGCAACTGTTCGAAGAGAAGACCTCGCCGTCTCGAAGAGTGACGGTAGCGGTGCCCGACTTCACGATGTTGTTGTCCACGATGTCGGCGTCAGATGCCGTGCTGGTCTTCCAGACGTAGTAGCACCGGCCAGACGTGATGGTGCCGGTCGTGTAGACGCCGGGCGCAGTGTTCTTGCCGACGAGCCGGATGCCTTCACCAAAGCTGTTCGCCGCTACCTGCTGCTCGGTTTTCTTCACTGCGGCTTCGCGTGCGGCGACATCGGCCTCGCGTTTGGCTATGTCTTGCTTCGCGCTCGCGAGGGCGGCCTCAGCGTTCGCGCGTCGGCTTCCCTCAGTGGCCTGGTCCTTCTTAGCCTGGTCTACGTCCGACGCCAGCGCCGCGATCTGGTTGCCCTGCCCGATCACCATCGGGAGCAAGGTCCCGACGGAAGCGCCAACACCCACCACTAGCGCGACGGCCACAGCGATGGCGACAGTCGTGAGCCTCACTGTCCGGTCGCGGAGCGGAGGCTTCGACGCGTCCACCTCGGGCACAGCGGCTTCCGATTCGCTCATGTTCTCCCCCTCAGAGTGTGAGGCTGAGCATAGCGGTCAAGGCCGGAACACGATGTCGCACTCGGGCGCGACGGCGGCTGGATCGGGCGCGGGGTGGCCGCGCCGGGCCCGTGAGCTGTGCTCATTCATCCGCGTTCGGACAATACTCGTCGTGCCAACGTAACGGAATGGAAGTCGCAAGCGTTGAAGGCGCTATCCTGCACCGCACCGTAGGTCAGCACTTCTATCTGCCATCACGGAGCTTCACTGATCCCGCGCCGGACGGCATCCTGAGCATCTGCGACGAGCACCGCGAAGCCAGCCCACGCGGACCCCGACTGGGACGGGGTCGGGGACTCCACCGTCGTCGCCATCGTTGTGGGGTGGAATGGCGGCGAGGACCGCGCGGAAGAGGCGGACGTCGCGCTCCATGCTCTCGGCGACGAGTGCCCGCGGATCGTCGTGACCCCGGTGGATGGCGGCCGGACCAGGGCTGTCCTCGACACCGCCTCCGCCCGACGCCTCGCGGACGCTGTCACCGCCACAATCCACGCCCTGCCCGCCTGACTATCACCGCGCCCCCGGCGTCGCTCCGACTAGGAGGCGACGCTGGGGGCCGCTATTCATCGTGTATGCGGGTGAAGTCGTGCGTCCCGTGGACGAGCCCGTCGCGACGCTCGACGCCGAGCGGCACCCACGCTTCACACTCGGGGAACGCGGCGAGGAGAGCGTCGCACAGCATCGCCGTCTCCGCGATCCGGTAGAAGCCGACCCATCGGCCGACGTCGGGGTCGAGGATGTCGTCGCGGCCGCGGCCGCGGCCGAGCTCGCGGACCTCGTCGATCACCGGGCCGGGATCGGACGTGAACTCGTTACGGGACAGAGCCGCGGAGATTGCGAGTCCGAGCAGCTTGTCGGGGCTGGGTGTGGACCGGGGCATCGGAGTGTCCTTCCTCCGGCCGGAACCACGATGCTACGCCGCGGCCACCGACATCACAGCCCGTTGGCGGTGGCTCCGGCCTCGGCTTGCTCCTGGGTGAACTTCTCGAAGACGAGCTGCTCGATGAGACCGTCGCGCGAGAACCCCGTCATGTCGAGGTAGCTCTTCGCCTTACGGGCGGCCTGCTGATTCCAGTCGACGTTGAGGCTGTCGATCCCCACGGCCGCGTCGGAGGCGTCGAACTTCTCGAAGACGAGCTGGTCGATGAGCCCATCGCGCGAGAACCCGGTCATGTTCAAGTAGCTTTTCGCCTTGCTGGCCGCGTTCTTCTGCGCCACAGTCAGCGCCGGAGCGGCCGGAGCGGCCGGAGCCGCGGCCTCGGCCGTTGCTGCCGCGACCGGCGTCGACGAGGGTGCCGTGGAGGGCGTCTGAGCAACGGCAGTCTCGGCAACAGCGGGAGTCTCGGATGCAGCGGCCGCGGCCGTCTTCACCGCGCTGCTCACCGCAGACCCCACGCCCGCGAGGGATGCGATCGAGACGACGATCGCGATCAGCCACGCGACCGCGCCGATACCGAGCCCGAGGCCTGCGAAGAGGCGCTTCCGGCCTTTGAGGACGAGGCCGATGATACCGAGCACGATGGCGGCGATCGCCGGCAGCCACGCGATGAAACTCGCGAACGGAATCACCGCGAGCACGAAGGCGACGATGCCAACGATGAGAGCAGCCAAGCCGAGCCCATTGCCCTGCTTCTCTGCAGGTGCGGGCGGCTGGACGACGGGCTGCGGAACTGTCATGTTTCCCCCTGGTTGCGTCGAGAACGCCGAGCGGGCCGATCCCCGATTCGGCTGCGCTCAACCTA
It includes:
- a CDS encoding phage tail tape measure protein, translated to MADRVVKVTLSAQVAEYKKGMLEAAQATRTVGTEGEKLAQSRAAFDAVGKAGVAMGAVIAAGVGVAIAKFAEFDAAMSNVEAATGETAENMDALRKAAIDAGASTVFSATDAAGAIEELAKAGLSTQQILTGGLNGALALAAAGQMSVADAAQTAAIATKQFALEGKDVPHVADLLAAGAGKAVGDVSDLSQALNQAGLVAHGAGQSIEDTTGVLAAFADAGLLGSDAGTSLKTAIIALQAPTDKSRAVMDQYGLSFYDGTGKMLSFTQIAGQLQTKLGGLSDEQRNAALAQVFGNDALRSANVLYQQGAAGIQRYIDQTNDAGYAAEQARKRLDNLRGDLEALSGALDSALIQTGSGANETLRTVTQALTGLVQMYSDLPEPVQHAVLAIGGVTAAVALAGGTAMLAVPKFIELKATIDGAGISMKSLGLSAGGAGLALAGLLTIVVGIAQKQAEARAQAQAQAYADTLEDGTLRVTEATKKLAAENLSKTPGMWDNLFGKISGPGSVLDSAEKLHLSLSTVTDAAVGSSKAIEQLSPYLKRIREDSGFAADEANRLGLSQQDLERAALKVQSGVQGEADSLDEAARLAKQKEQATQGVTDATEKSAQGAQSAAQQYLAEGDAVDNLASELDKLVDQINKANGVGQDAITKNIDYQDAVAKLDEQIRKATEGTDGYATTLDVTTQAGRDNMDLIVDLAEKSQAAAKAQFDLDSNTDAYRATLEAGRQALIDRATQLGYNTEQATALADQIYRIPSQTEWNVIANTAAATTEMVAWLNQWQGRTVTLEAVMSAQPAGYQQIFGPAPNANGGLYDYTSPATAYAPGDLITLPTHHLIPLEGMPL
- a CDS encoding SHOCT domain-containing protein gives rise to the protein MSTGAPAGWYPNGDYETYWDGSQWTDQHRPKTDAGDEEPEATNLRLGDGRSAPLLDFVSHIAGKNARVFVWPDRIEWQWRGRLGAGAKAGLAVMTLGVSYAKTGFTRKQSSEIIPIRSITSVTSKKGKGFQTIVQVITAGNTIDMRIGHAEAEQIKSTLMQLVNGSYQPPVHVSSPTPTVAPAVPQPDYVGQLQQLATLRDAGILTEDEFAAKKAEILARM
- a CDS encoding Ltp family lipoprotein; protein product: MTVPQPVVQPPAPAEKQGNGLGLAALIVGIVAFVLAVIPFASFIAWLPAIAAIVLGIIGLVLKGRKRLFAGLGLGIGAVAWLIAIVVSIASLAGVGSAVSSAVKTAAAAASETPAVAETAVAQTPSTAPSSTPVAAATAEAAAPAAPAAPALTVAQKNAASKAKSYLNMTGFSRDGLIDQLVFEKFDASDAAVGIDSLNVDWNQQAARKAKSYLDMTGFSRDGLIEQLVFEKFTQEQAEAGATANGL